One genomic region from Leishmania braziliensis MHOM/BR/75/M2904 complete genome, chromosome 35 encodes:
- a CDS encoding putative peroxisome targeting signal 1 receptor, with the protein MDCNTGMQLGQQLAKDTMMSHGGVPMSGIMSEQDALMPNVQVAGANPMMEAQWAQNFQQQQQAMQAMRQQHEMEQAFQNSQQQQVAVVQGGQMLGMARPSLPQLMTQQQQQASMMNAAMMSQGMMAANMGFGMMMPRTQYQPLSNLSALQPKQQQQQQQQQTLVNLAPAAQDSAWADQLSQQQWNTDYSQVQVFGTAGTESKTAEERIKDSEFYKFMDQIKNKEVLIDEEKGELVPGPGPEVVVPEDTEYLRDWAAMEGMNMPESVFQPLPSSSAMTPPANREPDSYVEEMDMAENDVEDWAQEYAEMQERLQKVTNSTDYPFEPNNPYMFHDLPYEEGMEMLQLGNLAEAALAFEAVCHKDSSNEKAWQVLGTTQAENEKDGLAIIALNNARQLNPRNLEVHAALSVSHTNERNTDAAMDSLKAWLVQNPEYEQLASVSIPPNPDLDVQDTFFFADPSRMREVRTLYDAAIEMNPSDSQLFTNLGVLHNVAHEFDEAAECFRKAVALHPADPKLWNKLGATLANGGHPDQALEAYNRALDINPGYVRAMYNMAVAYSNMSQYNMAARQIVKAIASQQGGTNPSGEGSILATRSMWDLLRMTLNLMDRDDLVQLTYTENLEPFVKEFGLEAHV; encoded by the coding sequence ATGGACTGCAACACCGGAATGCAGCTGGGGCAGCAGCTCGCTAAGGACACCATGATGTCGCACGGTGGTGTGCCCATGAGCGGCATCATGTCAGAGCAGGATGCCCTGATGCCGAACGTACAGGTGGCAGGCGCTAACCCCATGATGGAGGCTCAGTGGGCACAGAAttttcagcagcagcagcaggcgatgCAAGCaatgcggcagcagcacgagatGGAGCAGGCATTTCAGaactcgcagcagcagcaggttgCCGTTGTGCAAGGCGGACAGATGCTTGGCATGGCTAgaccgtcgctgccgcagctcatgacgcagcagcagcagcaagcatCTATGATGAATGCCGCTATGATGAGCCAGGGGATGATGGCGGCCAACATGGGTTTTGGCATGATGATGCCACGCACGCAGTATCAGCCGTTATCCAACCTGTCCGCGCTGCAGCCcaagcagcaacaacagcagcagcagcagcagacactGGTGAACCTAgcaccggcggcgcaggaCTCGGCGTGGGCGGACCAACtcagccagcagcagtggaacACCGACTACTCACAGGTGCAGGTATTCGGCACAGCAGGGACGGAGAGCAAgacggcggaggagcgcatTAAGGACAGCGAATTCTACAAATTTATGGACCAGATCAAGAACAAGGAGGTACTGATTGACGAGGAGAAGGGCGAGCTAGTGCCGGGCCCCGGGCCAGAGGTCGTGGTCCCGGAGGACACGGAGTACCTTCGCGACTGGGCCGCGATGGAGGGGATGAACATGCCGGAGAGCGTCTTCCAGCCGCTGCCATCGTCGAGCGCGATGACGCCTCCGGCGAACAGGGAGCCGGACTCGTATGTCGAGGAAATGGACATGGCCGAGAACGACGTCGAGGACTGGGCGCAGGAGTATGCGGAGAtgcaggagcgcctgcagaaGGTGACGAACAGTACTGATTACCCCTTCGAGCCAAACAACCCATACATGTTTCACGACTTGCCGTACGAGGAGGGGATGGAGATGCTCCAGCTTGGCAACCTGGCCGAGGCGGCTCTTGCCTTTGAGGCTGTATGCCATAAGGATAGCAGTAATGAGAAGGCATGGCAGGTCCTCGGCACGACACAGGCGGAAAACGAGAAGGATGGGCTGGCCATCATTGCCCTTAACAATGCCCGGCAGCTGAACCCCCGCAACCTCGAGGTTCACGCCGCGCTGAGCGTGTCGCACACGAACGAGCGCAACACCGATGCTGCCATGGACTCGTTGAAAGCGTGGCTCGTACAGAACCCCGAGTATGAGCAGCTCGCCTCTGTTTCCATCCCGCCTAACCCGGATCTTGACGTGCAGGACACCTTCTTCTTTGCCGACCCGTCCCGTATGCGCGAGGTCCGCACTCTCTATGACGCTGCCATCGAGATGAACCCGAGCGACTCTCAGCTTTTTACAAATCTCGGCGTGCTGCACAACGTGGCTCATGAGTTTGACGAGGCTGCCGAGTGCTTCCGCAAGGCAGTCGCGCTACACCCTGCTGACCCCAAGTTGTGGAACAAGCTCGGGGCCACGCTGGCGAACGGTGGCCACCCTGACCAGGCACTGGAGGCGTACAACCGCGCTCTGGACATCAACCCAGGCTACGTACGAGCCATGTACAACATGGCAGTCGCGTACAGCAACATGTCGCAGTACAACATGGCCGCCCGTCAAATTGTCAAGGCAATCGCGTCACAGCAAGGCGGCACGAATCCCAGTGGAGAGGGTTCCATTCTGGCAACACGAAGCATGTGGGACCTCCTGCGTATGACGCTGAACCTGATGGACCGCGATGACTTGGTTCAGCTGACGTACACCGAGAATTTGGAGCCGTTTGTGAAGGAGTTCGGCCTCGAGGCCCACGTCTAA